The Corynebacterium freiburgense region TACGTGCCCACCCACCGCGCGAACTCGCCGGGTCACCGGTAATAGAATTTGCCGATCTGGCTGAGGGATATCAGGGTCTACCAGCTACCGATGGAGTATTACTCCGCACCGAACAAGACGATCGGATTATTGTTCGTCCTTCCGGTACGGAGCCGAAACTTAAATGCTATTTAGAAGTGGTGCTTCCAGTAGTAAAGGAAATCCCACACGACGACGCCGCTGAGCGTCTGGCAATGCTTAAAAACGATATTGCTGCAGCTATCGGGATTTAGGCTCCTCCTCCATTACCCAAGAGTTTGGCCGCAAGATCACGAACATCGTGCGGCCAATACTCCTTATCGCGTGGTTGCAGAGTATCTGGGCCCGGGGTGCAATGATCAATTACTGTACGCCAACGTTCAGGAATTGCCTCTTCCCCATATACGGCCCCGAGCAGTGCACCGCACACAGCCGCGTTTGTATCGGCATCACCGCCCAAGCTAATGGTGTGCACCAGTGATTCTTCAAAGTTCTCACCTTGAGCAAGTTCCCAAAGCGCCTGGAAAAAGGCGTTCTTCACCCATCCCATACGGCCAACAAGATCGCGTTTCTCCCCGGCGCGCGCTCGCGCAACAAGATCCCGAACAACCTCACTGGGGTCCTGCGCAAGCAGATCCAGTACTTCATTTGCATCAAGGCCATCACGAATCGCAGCAGCAATTGCAACCACGAATGCTTCATTGATTTCCTGGCAAATATGGTGCGGGTGCGTAATTAAGCAGTCCGCTTTTGCCATGTTGCGCGCTTGATCTTCACTTACACGCGCCGCATAAATTGCCAGGGGGCTAATTCGCATTAACGCACCGTTAGCTTGGCTAGTTTCGTCTCGGCGGCCCCGCAATAGCGCATTCGCACATGTTGTACCAATATCAAAGGGATTTGAATGGGCCCAGCGAAGGTAAGAAGCCTGAACATCATCAAGAACAAAACCATTATTGCGAATCAGGCTTCGAGCCAATGCAAGAGCCATCTCTGAATCATCAGTTGGTTGACCAGCGATAATCGAATGAACGCCGCCATCGGTAAGCTCACGCACACCATTAGGATAAAGTTCCGCAATTGTTTCAGGTGCCCGGAATTCTACTAATGCGCCAAGATTATCGCCGATAATTTGACCGTACAATACCCCACGAGCTCGCTCCAATGAACTGGACTTGTGGGTCCCGCTTGCTGGATTCATGTTCACTCCTTGAGAATTAGTGCAATAGGTATATTTGCCCCAATCCTAAGCGGGTTCACCCCGCAGTATGAGCCCTCCCACCAAGCGGGGGTGATATACATGTATTACTTAAATCCCACTTCCCAATACTGAGATATCCCGCAGGTCGCTGGGGTGTACCAGTATTAACTGTGATGTAATCACATTCTCAAGTTCTATGTAATCACCAACTATCGAACCCACGGTAAAAACCGAGGTTGGATTTGCATCACCCACATCAGAAAGCAATGAAACTTTTATCAACGCACGAGCCCGGTGAAGGCGTAGCCAAACATTTTGATCATAAACATTGATATCCGAGTAGTGCACACCAACTGGTTGCCCAGGATATTGTGGTTCTTCAATCCAAGACTCTGGAGGCGGAGCTGGAAGTTCCAATTCTTCACGACCAATAAACCGGGCCAAAAGCCGAGTTGGCGCTTTAGAAAGCACCTGCCGAGCAAGCAAATTTGCCGCTGATCCAACCACGGGATCATTACGTTTTGCTACATCTGCAAGCAGGGCGTCTATAGACGTAAGCAATGCTTCACAAGCGGCATCTGCCTCAGCGCTTGGAGATACTGGTGTATGCGAGGAAAAAAGTTGTTCCAAGAAATAAAGCTCCGCAGCACCATGAGTGCGGCAAAGTAAGTAGCCCTCGCTTTCCAACGCAGCAAGCAAAGAAACCATCATCGACCAGCTCTCCCCGAGTTCGGTCATAAGCTGCCAAATGGTGACTGGCGCATACTGGCTTGCCAAATGTAGACCTAGGCGAAACACCGCATATGGATTATTCGGATCATAATGCGGCGCAGGAGCGTAATCTGACATCGATTCCACATAATCACAGGCACACCAAACAATTGGGCGTTCTTGTAGATGTTCCACTACATCCTGCGGCAACACCATATATGCTTCGCCCCAAATGTCCAGCATAACGGCACCCAAAACAAAATCTTTCGTCCCGGAAATGGGTTCAAAGTCGACGATTTCTGCGGTCACTAGGTGCCGCCCCTCAAACCTGGTCCCTTCCGGACTTATCCCATACACCTTCTGAGCGGTATCGAGCGCCGGGATTTGAGTCGGATCATTTCCCACGGCCCCATACGAAACCGCTACATATGCATCAATATCAGCAAAAACTTCCAAGCTTGACGGCACGAGTAAAGGCACCCCGACATCGACCCCAAGATCAATAAGTGGGCGATAAACCTGCGGCTGGATAAACACACTAGTGAAATCTTCAAACACTGAGATTTCTAATCCGACCTTTTCCATACAGCAGAGAGTATTACCCCCACGGCGAATGTGAAACGCTTTAGGGCTATCTGGAACTGTAGAGAATTTGAACCTACCCCATGTGGGGGAGTTTAGTACGAAAATATCCGTGACAAATCAGCTTTCTGAAGGATTTACTTGGTATTTCATTCACAAAACCTCATTACAGGCTAACCTTAAATTATGCCACACAATTTAAACTTGTGCAGCAAATCTATTAAAAAGATCTGACAAACGTTCTAATATTCGTTAGTTTTCGCCATGAGTGTTGAGAGTATTTGCTCGCCACCTACCCGCAATCCGTCATGCTGATATTCATTTGTAATATGCAAGCGTAGATCACTAAATAACGCTGCTGTTTCCAATGAATATTGCATAGGAACGAACATGTCGTCACAATACACAGCAGCCGCACACACCGCCGATGATTCGGAAAGAGATTCGTGATTGTAAAGCGATTCCCAGTCATCTTTTTCCGCTAAGAATTCAGCAATATTCTTATATGGATGCAACGCTGGATCTTCCTCAAACATCCAGGGACATATATGCTCGCCGGTCAAAAAATACGGCTCACTCAAATCTCGGGGATCAGCATGAACCGCAAACCCTGGGATTTCCTCACGAATGCGGTGCGCAGACCATTGCGTCGCACCTGGCACCGTTCCTCCGTAAATCGATTCATGTATTACCGCATAGAGTGGGTTTTCGGCGAATGATACCCGCTGACCAATCTGGGCCAAGACCGAAGCACGCAAGCGCTTTTCACCATTATGCTGGGTAAATGGGTTTTCCAAAAGGTATCCCAAGTCATCAAACCCAATCCCCCTTCCCAGCCCGATACCAATTGTTCGAAATCGCCGTGCAGAAAGCCGCTCGCCGGTGGGCAATACTTCTTGCGAGCGCTCAAGATGATGGCAGATTTCCCGAACGCGACTATCGGCCCATGGAAATTGCGCGTAAAACTGTTCGTTTCGACGCCGCGTCGATGTATAGGTCGCCCGGTATACATCATCAATATGACAAGTAGTAGCGGGCAAACCACCAGTAATATAAGCATGCTGTATCGAATTTGGGTAAAGAGAAAGATACGTAGTAATACAAAATCCACCGAAGCTTTGCCCCATAAGACTCCAGCGGTCAATCCCTAAAGCTTTCCGGAAATCTTCACAATCTTCAACAATGTTATTTGCTCGCAAAAGCGAAAAATACTCACCTGAGCCTTCCGCGGCGTCGATAAGCGCATCTGAAGAATTGCCCGTTCCACGCTGGTCAAGCAGCAACACCCGATAGCGCTGCAATAATGTACGCAACCAGCCAGTTGGCCCAGTAAAGCGAGGGGCCGGAAACCCTGGGCCGCCCTGAAGATACACGATCATCGGCCACTGCTCACCACCATCTGGAATGATCTCACGAGCAAAAATATTAAGCGTGCCACGTTCGGGGTGAGCGCGATCCCAGGGAACATTCAGGGTATGCGAACATAAAGTGTGTGCGAAACGACGGTTTGTGCTGGTCTGAAGCGTCATAGCGTCGATCGTACCTATGATCCCTTTTTCTTTTGGAGTACATATGTCCGAATCAGCTGCGGCATCCACACGTTTACATGGAATCGATCTTGCACGTGCCCTTGCAATTATCGGCATGGTATACGCACACGTTGGCCCCGTAGAAACGAACACACTACTACTTAAAATAGGTGATGCCCTAACCACCGGCTATGCTTCCGCCACCTTTGCCGTCCTAGCCGGAGTATCCCTATCCATTATTTCCCATACGCCTTCGCCAACTACAACACATAGGCTGCTTACTCGCGGCATCCTACTTATGGCAATTGGGACATTCCTGGAGCTAATACAGAGTTCAATTGTTGTAGTTTTGGTTGCTATCGGGATTATTTTTGTACTCCTCCCACCCGTAGCACGATGGAAAACCCGCTGGGTATTGCTACTGTTCCTTCTCTTTCTCACCCTTGGCCCCCTAGCACAAACTATTGCATTAGTGCTTCACACTTCCGTCGATATACTTTCCGTGCCATACCCAGCATTCGCCTGGCTTACGTATGGCACCCTTGGCATTCTTATCCATAGGCACGTTGTACACTCCCTAGCCTGGCAGTGCTTGCTTTTTATTATTGGCGCCGGATTGGCCACAGCTAGCGTGTTTGCCCGTCCACACTTCACGGAAAACATCACTGTGCCCGCGCCACTTTGGTCTTACCTTAATCCAGAACCCCACTACGGCGGCTTATTCGATGTCTTGGCCTCTTGTGGAGCCGCCGCTGCTGCCATCGCTTGCTCACTGTTTATTACCCGTATTACGGTTAGGCCACTCTATCCATTACGCGCTCTCGGAGCAATGTCCCTGACCTTCTATGTTTGCCATGTCCTTACCGCAGGCCCCATTTTAGATGCCAGTAATCAAGCAGATTCTGCAGTGCCAAAACCTGGTGCAGTAACCACAATGACTGCTACAAACAATTCAAAACCAGCTATTGCACCTACAGACCCAATGGAAATCCACTGGCACGAATACCAGGCTTTAGTGCAATCCCACGACACTTATAACGAATTTAGCAAACCTGAACTGGAATTCTATAACAGGATTTTCGCAGAAGAGCGAGAAAATAATAAGAATTTTGTTGCTGAATCCCCGAACCATACACCTG contains the following coding sequences:
- a CDS encoding ADP-ribosylglycohydrolase family protein, translated to MNPASGTHKSSSLERARGVLYGQIIGDNLGALVEFRAPETIAELYPNGVRELTDGGVHSIIAGQPTDDSEMALALARSLIRNNGFVLDDVQASYLRWAHSNPFDIGTTCANALLRGRRDETSQANGALMRISPLAIYAARVSEDQARNMAKADCLITHPHHICQEINEAFVVAIAAAIRDGLDANEVLDLLAQDPSEVVRDLVARARAGEKRDLVGRMGWVKNAFFQALWELAQGENFEESLVHTISLGGDADTNAAVCGALLGAVYGEEAIPERWRTVIDHCTPGPDTLQPRDKEYWPHDVRDLAAKLLGNGGGA
- a CDS encoding alpha/beta fold hydrolase, which translates into the protein MTLQTSTNRRFAHTLCSHTLNVPWDRAHPERGTLNIFAREIIPDGGEQWPMIVYLQGGPGFPAPRFTGPTGWLRTLLQRYRVLLLDQRGTGNSSDALIDAAEGSGEYFSLLRANNIVEDCEDFRKALGIDRWSLMGQSFGGFCITTYLSLYPNSIQHAYITGGLPATTCHIDDVYRATYTSTRRRNEQFYAQFPWADSRVREICHHLERSQEVLPTGERLSARRFRTIGIGLGRGIGFDDLGYLLENPFTQHNGEKRLRASVLAQIGQRVSFAENPLYAVIHESIYGGTVPGATQWSAHRIREEIPGFAVHADPRDLSEPYFLTGEHICPWMFEEDPALHPYKNIAEFLAEKDDWESLYNHESLSESSAVCAAAVYCDDMFVPMQYSLETAALFSDLRLHITNEYQHDGLRVGGEQILSTLMAKTNEY
- a CDS encoding heparan-alpha-glucosaminide N-acetyltransferase domain-containing protein encodes the protein MSESAAASTRLHGIDLARALAIIGMVYAHVGPVETNTLLLKIGDALTTGYASATFAVLAGVSLSIISHTPSPTTTHRLLTRGILLMAIGTFLELIQSSIVVVLVAIGIIFVLLPPVARWKTRWVLLLFLLFLTLGPLAQTIALVLHTSVDILSVPYPAFAWLTYGTLGILIHRHVVHSLAWQCLLFIIGAGLATASVFARPHFTENITVPAPLWSYLNPEPHYGGLFDVLASCGAAAAAIACSLFITRITVRPLYPLRALGAMSLTFYVCHVLTAGPILDASNQADSAVPKPGAVTTMTATNNSKPAIAPTDPMEIHWHEYQALVQSHDTYNEFSKPELEFYNRIFAEERENNKNFVAESPNHTPVFWITLISGIIFAPIWRFFFRRGPLEWAMHHIIERSVRPEKSKEIAA